In Fusobacterium canifelinum, a genomic segment contains:
- the rpsH gene encoding 30S ribosomal protein S8, with translation MYLTDPIADMLTRVRNANAVMHEKVDIPHSKMKERIAEILKEQGYISNFKIVTDEGNKKSIRVYLKYAGKERVIKGLKRISKPGRRVYSSVEDMPRVLSGLGIAIVSTSKGIVTDKVARAEKVGGEVLAFVW, from the coding sequence ATGTATTTAACAGATCCAATTGCTGATATGTTAACAAGAGTAAGAAATGCTAATGCAGTTATGCATGAAAAAGTAGATATACCTCACTCAAAGATGAAAGAAAGAATAGCTGAAATCTTAAAAGAGCAAGGATATATTTCTAATTTCAAAATTGTTACTGATGAAGGAAATAAGAAAAGTATAAGAGTTTATTTAAAATATGCTGGAAAAGAAAGAGTTATAAAAGGACTAAAGAGAATTTCTAAACCTGGAAGAAGAGTTTACTCTTCTGTGGAAGATATGCCAAGAGTTTTATCTGGTCTTGGAATTGCAATAGTTTCAACTTCAAAAGGTATTGTTACTGATAAAGTTGCTAGAGCAGAAAAAGTTGGTGGAGAAGTCCTTGCATTTGTTTGGTAA
- the rplX gene encoding 50S ribosomal protein L24, translating into MAKPKIKFVPDSLHVKTGDTVYVISGKDKKKTGKVLKVFPKKGKIIVEGINIVTKHLKPSQVNPQGGVVQKEAAIFSSKVMLFDEKTKKPTRVGYEVRDGKKVRVSKKSGEII; encoded by the coding sequence ATGGCTAAACCTAAAATTAAATTTGTTCCTGATTCATTACATGTAAAAACTGGAGATACAGTTTATGTTATATCAGGAAAAGATAAAAAGAAGACAGGTAAAGTTCTAAAAGTTTTCCCTAAAAAAGGAAAAATAATAGTAGAAGGAATAAATATAGTAACAAAACATTTAAAGCCATCTCAAGTAAACCCACAAGGTGGAGTTGTACAAAAAGAAGCTGCAATATTCTCATCAAAAGTTATGCTATTTGATGAAAAAACTAAAAAACCAACAAGAGTTGGATATGAAGTTAGAGATGGAAAAAAAGTAAGAGTTTCAAAAAAATCTGGAGAAATAATATAA
- the rpsQ gene encoding 30S ribosomal protein S17: protein MRNERKVREGIVVSDKMQKTIVVAIETMILHPIYKKRVKRTTKFKAHDEENVAQVGDKVRIMETRRLSKDKNWRLVEIIEKAR, encoded by the coding sequence TTGAGAAACGAAAGAAAAGTAAGAGAAGGAATAGTTGTTTCTGATAAAATGCAAAAGACAATAGTTGTTGCTATTGAAACAATGATACTTCATCCTATATATAAGAAAAGAGTAAAAAGAACTACTAAATTTAAAGCTCATGACGAAGAAAATGTAGCTCAAGTAGGAGATAAAGTAAGAATAATGGAAACTAGACGTTTATCTAAGGATAAAAATTGGAGACTAGTAGAAATCATAGAAAAGGCAAGATAA
- the rplE gene encoding 50S ribosomal protein L5 — MDKYVSRYHKFYDEVVVPKLMKELEIKNIMECPRLEKIIVNMGVGEATQNSKLMDAAMADLTIITGQKPLLRKAKKSEAGFKLREGMPIGAKVTLRKERMYDFLDRLVNVVLPRVRDFEGVPSNSFDGRGNYSVGLRDQLVFPEIDFDKVEKLLGMSITMVSSAKTDEEGRALLKAFGMPFKK, encoded by the coding sequence GTGGATAAATACGTTTCAAGATACCACAAGTTCTATGATGAAGTAGTGGTTCCTAAATTAATGAAAGAATTAGAAATTAAAAATATCATGGAATGTCCAAGACTAGAAAAGATAATAGTTAATATGGGAGTTGGAGAAGCTACTCAAAACTCTAAGTTAATGGATGCTGCTATGGCTGATTTAACAATAATCACTGGACAAAAGCCATTATTGAGAAAAGCTAAAAAATCTGAAGCTGGTTTCAAACTAAGAGAAGGAATGCCTATTGGAGCTAAAGTTACTTTAAGAAAAGAAAGAATGTATGATTTCTTAGATAGATTAGTAAATGTAGTTCTTCCAAGAGTAAGAGACTTTGAAGGAGTTCCTAGCAACTCATTTGATGGAAGAGGAAATTATTCAGTAGGATTGAGAGACCAATTAGTATTTCCTGAAATAGATTTTGATAAAGTTGAAAAACTTTTAGGAATGTCTATCACTATGGTTTCTTCTGCAAAAACAGATGAAGAAGGAAGAGCATTACTAAAGGCTTTTGGAATGCCTTTCAAGAAGTAG
- the rpsC gene encoding 30S ribosomal protein S3 — translation MGQKVDPRGLRLGITRAWDSNWYADKKEYVKYFHEDVQIKEFIKKNYFHTGISKVRIERTSPSQVVVHIHTGKAGLIIGRKGAEIDALRTKLEKLTAKKVTVKVQEIKDLNGDAVLVAESIAAQIEKRIAYKKAMTQAISRSMKSREVKGIKVMISGRLNGAEIARSEWAVEGKVPLHTLRADIDYAVATAHTTYGALGIKVWIFHGEVLPSKKEGGEA, via the coding sequence GTGGGACAAAAAGTAGACCCTAGAGGACTAAGACTTGGGATTACAAGAGCTTGGGATTCTAATTGGTATGCAGATAAAAAAGAGTATGTAAAATACTTCCATGAAGATGTGCAAATAAAAGAATTTATAAAGAAAAACTACTTCCATACAGGGATTTCTAAGGTAAGAATCGAAAGAACATCTCCTTCACAAGTAGTTGTACATATACATACTGGAAAAGCAGGATTAATAATTGGAAGAAAAGGTGCTGAAATAGATGCACTAAGAACAAAACTTGAAAAATTAACAGCTAAAAAAGTAACTGTTAAAGTACAAGAAATAAAAGACTTAAATGGAGATGCAGTATTAGTTGCAGAATCAATAGCTGCTCAAATTGAAAAGAGAATTGCTTATAAAAAAGCTATGACTCAAGCGATTTCAAGATCGATGAAATCTCGAGAAGTTAAAGGAATAAAAGTAATGATTTCAGGAAGATTAAATGGTGCTGAAATTGCTAGATCTGAATGGGCAGTTGAAGGAAAAGTTCCTTTACATACATTAAGAGCAGATATAGATTATGCAGTAGCAACAGCTCATACAACTTATGGAGCATTAGGAATAAAAGTATGGATATTCCATGGTGAAGTTCTTCCTAGTAAGAAAGAAGGAGGGGAAGCTTAA
- the rplV gene encoding 50S ribosomal protein L22, translating to MEAKAITRFVRLSPRKARLVADLVRGKSALEALDILEFTNKKAARVIKKTLSSAIANATNNFKMDEDKLVVSTIMVNQGPVLKRVMPRAMGRADIIRKPTAHITVAVSDEQ from the coding sequence GTGGAAGCTAAAGCAATAACTAGATTCGTAAGACTATCTCCTAGAAAAGCTAGATTAGTAGCTGACTTAGTGAGAGGTAAATCAGCACTAGAAGCATTAGATATTCTAGAGTTTACAAACAAAAAAGCCGCTAGAGTTATTAAGAAAACATTGTCGTCTGCAATAGCAAATGCGACAAATAACTTCAAAATGGATGAAGATAAATTAGTTGTATCAACTATAATGGTAAATCAAGGACCAGTTTTAAAAAGAGTTATGCCAAGAGCAATGGGAAGAGCAGATATAATCAGAAAACCAACAGCTCATATCACAGTGGCAGTATCTGATGAACAATAA
- the rpsN gene encoding 30S ribosomal protein S14: MAKKSMIARDVKRAKLVDKYAEKRAELKKRIAAGDMEAMFELNKLPKDSSAVRKRNRCQLDGRPRGYMREFGISRVKFRQLAGAGLIPGVKKSSW; encoded by the coding sequence ATGGCGAAAAAGTCAATGATCGCAAGAGATGTTAAAAGAGCAAAACTTGTTGACAAATATGCTGAAAAAAGAGCTGAATTAAAGAAAAGAATAGCGGCTGGAGATATGGAAGCTATGTTTGAATTAAACAAACTACCAAAAGATTCATCAGCTGTTAGAAAAAGAAATAGATGTCAATTAGACGGTAGACCAAGAGGATACATGAGAGAATTCGGAATATCAAGAGTTAAGTTTAGACAACTTGCTGGTGCTGGGTTAATACCTGGTGTAAAAAAATCATCTTGGTAA
- the rpsS gene encoding 30S ribosomal protein S19 — translation MARSLKKGPFCDHHLMAKVEEAVASNNNKAVIKTWSRRSTIFPNFIGLTFGVYNGKKHIPVHVTEQMVGHKLGEFAPTRTYHGHGVDKKKK, via the coding sequence ATGGCAAGATCATTAAAAAAAGGACCTTTTTGTGACCATCATTTAATGGCTAAGGTTGAAGAAGCAGTTGCTTCTAACAATAACAAAGCTGTTATAAAAACTTGGTCAAGAAGATCTACAATATTTCCAAATTTTATAGGATTAACTTTTGGAGTGTATAATGGAAAAAAACATATACCAGTTCATGTTACAGAACAAATGGTAGGACATAAATTAGGAGAATTTGCACCAACTAGAACATATCATGGACATGGTGTAGATAAAAAGAAAAAATAA
- the rplB gene encoding 50S ribosomal protein L2 — protein MAIRKMKPITNGTRHMSRLVNDELDKVRPEKSLTVPLKSAYGRDNYGHRTCRDRQKGHKRLYRIIDFKRNKLDVPARVATIEYDPNRSANIALLFYFDGEKRYILAPKGLKKGDIVSAGSKADIKPGNALKLKDMPVGVQIHNIELQRGKGGQLVRSAGTAARLVAKEGTYCHVELPSGELRLIHGECMATVGEVGNSEHNLVNIGKAGRARHMGKRPHVRGAVMNPVDHPHGGGEGKNSVGRKSPLTPWGKPALGIKTRGRKTSDKFIVRRRNEK, from the coding sequence ATGGCTATTAGAAAAATGAAACCAATTACTAATGGTACAAGACATATGTCTAGATTAGTAAATGATGAATTAGATAAAGTAAGACCTGAAAAATCTTTAACTGTACCTCTAAAATCAGCGTATGGTAGAGATAATTATGGTCACAGAACTTGTAGAGACAGACAAAAAGGACACAAAAGATTATACAGAATTATAGATTTCAAAAGAAATAAATTAGATGTTCCTGCAAGAGTTGCAACAATAGAATATGATCCTAACAGATCAGCAAATATTGCTTTATTATTCTATTTTGATGGAGAAAAAAGATATATATTAGCACCTAAAGGGCTAAAAAAAGGAGATATAGTTTCTGCTGGAAGTAAAGCTGATATCAAACCTGGAAATGCACTTAAATTAAAAGATATGCCAGTTGGGGTTCAAATTCACAATATAGAACTTCAAAGAGGAAAAGGTGGACAATTAGTAAGATCTGCTGGAACTGCTGCAAGACTTGTAGCTAAAGAAGGAACTTATTGCCACGTTGAATTACCTTCAGGAGAATTAAGACTAATACATGGTGAATGTATGGCAACTGTTGGTGAAGTTGGAAACTCTGAACATAACTTAGTAAATATAGGTAAAGCTGGAAGAGCTAGACATATGGGTAAAAGACCTCATGTAAGAGGAGCTGTAATGAACCCAGTAGATCACCCACATGGTGGAGGAGAAGGAAAGAACTCAGTTGGAAGAAAGTCACCTTTAACACCTTGGGGAAAACCAGCACTTGGTATTAAAACAAGAGGAAGAAAGACTTCTGACAAATTTATCGTAAGAAGAAGAAACGAAAAATAA
- the rplF gene encoding 50S ribosomal protein L6, whose translation MSRVGKKPIAVPSGVEFSVKDNVVTVKGPKGTLKKEFNNNITIKLEDGHITVERPNDEPFIRAIHGTTRALINNMVKGVHEGYRKTLTLVGVGYRAATKGKGLEISLGFSHPVIIDEIPGITFSVEKNTTIHIDGIEKELVGQVAANIRAKRPPEPYKGKGVKYADEHIRRKEGKKS comes from the coding sequence ATGTCAAGAGTAGGTAAAAAACCTATAGCTGTGCCTTCTGGAGTTGAATTTTCAGTAAAAGACAATGTTGTTACTGTAAAAGGACCAAAGGGTACATTAAAAAAAGAATTTAATAATAATATAACTATAAAATTAGAAGATGGACATATTACAGTTGAAAGACCTAATGATGAACCATTTATAAGAGCAATTCATGGAACTACTAGAGCTTTAATCAATAACATGGTTAAAGGTGTACATGAAGGATACAGAAAAACTCTTACTTTAGTAGGAGTTGGGTACAGAGCAGCAACTAAAGGAAAAGGATTAGAAATATCTTTAGGATTTTCTCATCCAGTGATTATTGATGAAATACCTGGAATCACTTTTTCTGTTGAAAAGAATACTACTATTCATATAGATGGAATAGAAAAAGAATTAGTAGGTCAAGTTGCAGCTAATATTAGAGCTAAGAGACCACCTGAACCATATAAAGGTAAAGGGGTTAAATATGCTGATGAACATATTAGAAGAAAAGAAGGTAAAAAGTCTTAA
- the rplP gene encoding 50S ribosomal protein L16, whose product MLMPKRTKHRKMFRGRMKGAAHKGNFVAFGDYGLQALEPSWITNRQIESCRVAINRTFKREGKTYIRIFPDKPITARPAGVRMGKGKGNVEGWVSVVRPGRILFEVSGVTEEKATAALRKAAMKLPIRCKVVKREEKENGGEN is encoded by the coding sequence ATGTTGATGCCAAAGAGAACAAAACACAGAAAAATGTTCAGAGGTAGAATGAAAGGGGCAGCTCATAAAGGTAACTTTGTTGCTTTTGGAGATTATGGATTACAAGCTCTTGAACCATCTTGGATAACAAACAGACAAATAGAATCTTGTCGGGTTGCTATCAACAGAACATTTAAAAGAGAAGGGAAAACATATATAAGAATATTCCCTGACAAACCAATCACAGCAAGACCAGCTGGAGTGAGAATGGGTAAAGGTAAAGGAAACGTTGAAGGTTGGGTATCAGTAGTAAGACCTGGAAGAATCTTATTTGAAGTTTCAGGAGTAACTGAAGAAAAAGCAACAGCAGCTTTAAGAAAAGCAGCTATGAAATTACCAATCAGATGTAAAGTTGTTAAAAGAGAAGAAAAAGAAAATGGTGGTGAAAACTAA
- the rpmC gene encoding 50S ribosomal protein L29: MRAKEIREMTSEDLVVKCKELKEELFNLKFQLSLGQLTNTAKIREVRREIARINTILNER, translated from the coding sequence ATGAGAGCTAAAGAAATAAGAGAAATGACTAGTGAAGACCTAGTTGTTAAGTGTAAAGAGCTAAAAGAAGAATTATTCAACTTAAAGTTCCAACTTTCATTAGGTCAACTAACTAATACAGCAAAAATAAGAGAAGTTAGAAGAGAAATTGCAAGAATCAACACTATCTTAAATGAAAGATAA
- the rplR gene encoding 50S ribosomal protein L18: MFKKVDRKASRQKKQMSIRNKISGTPERPRLSVFRSNTNIFAQLIDDVNGVTLVSASTIDKALKGSIANGGNVEAAKAVGKAIAERAKEKGIDAIVFDRSGYKYTGRVAALADAAREAGLSF; encoded by the coding sequence TTGTTTAAGAAAGTTGATAGAAAAGCATCAAGACAAAAAAAGCAAATGTCAATAAGAAATAAAATTTCTGGAACTCCAGAAAGACCTAGACTTTCAGTTTTTAGATCAAATACTAACATTTTTGCTCAATTAATAGATGATGTAAATGGAGTTACTCTTGTATCTGCATCTACAATAGATAAAGCATTAAAAGGAAGTATTGCTAACGGTGGAAATGTAGAAGCAGCAAAAGCCGTTGGAAAAGCAATCGCTGAAAGAGCTAAAGAAAAAGGAATAGATGCTATCGTTTTTGATAGATCAGGATATAAATATACAGGAAGAGTAGCGGCTCTTGCAGACGCGGCTAGAGAAGCTGGATTAAGCTTCTAA
- the rplO gene encoding 50S ribosomal protein L15 yields the protein MKLNELSPSVPKKNRKRIGRGNSSGWGKTAGKGSNGQNSRAGGGVKPYFEGGQMPIYRRVPKRGFSNAIFKKEYTVISLAFLNENFEDGEEVSLETLFNKCLIKKGRDGVKVLGNGELNKKLTVKVHKISKSAKAAVEAKGGTVELVEVKGFERAETNK from the coding sequence GTGAAACTTAATGAATTATCACCTTCAGTTCCTAAGAAGAATAGAAAAAGAATAGGAAGAGGAAACTCATCTGGTTGGGGAAAAACAGCTGGAAAAGGTAGCAATGGACAAAATTCAAGAGCAGGTGGAGGAGTAAAACCTTATTTTGAAGGTGGACAAATGCCTATATATAGAAGAGTTCCTAAAAGAGGATTCTCTAATGCTATATTCAAAAAAGAATATACTGTAATATCTTTAGCATTTTTAAATGAAAATTTTGAAGATGGTGAAGAAGTAAGCCTAGAAACTTTATTCAATAAATGCCTAATAAAAAAAGGTAGAGATGGAGTTAAAGTTTTAGGAAATGGTGAACTTAATAAAAAATTAACTGTTAAAGTACATAAAATATCTAAATCAGCAAAAGCTGCTGTTGAAGCAAAAGGTGGAACAGTTGAACTTGTTGAAGTTAAAGGTTTTGAAAGAGCAGAAACTAATAAATAA
- the rpmD gene encoding 50S ribosomal protein L30, protein MARLRIELVKSIIGRKPNHIATVKSLGLKKMHDVVEHNETPELKGKLAQVSYLLKVEEVQA, encoded by the coding sequence ATGGCAAGACTTAGAATAGAGCTTGTAAAAAGCATTATCGGAAGAAAGCCTAATCATATAGCAACTGTAAAGTCGCTAGGGCTTAAGAAAATGCATGATGTAGTAGAGCATAATGAAACACCTGAATTAAAAGGAAAATTAGCTCAAGTTTCTTATTTGTTAAAAGTTGAGGAGGTGCAAGCATAG
- the rpsE gene encoding 30S ribosomal protein S5 — protein sequence MLNREDNQYQEKLLKISRVSKTTKGGRTISFSVLAAVGDGEGKIGLGLGKANGVPDAIRKAVAAAKKNIVKISLKNNTIPHEITGKWGATTLWMAPAYEGTGVIAGSASREILELVGVHDILTKIKGSRNKHNVARATVEALKLLRSAEQIAALRGLEVKDILS from the coding sequence TTGTTGAACAGAGAAGATAATCAATATCAAGAAAAACTATTGAAGATATCTAGAGTTTCTAAGACAACTAAGGGAGGAAGAACTATATCTTTCTCAGTATTAGCTGCTGTTGGAGATGGAGAAGGTAAAATAGGATTAGGACTAGGAAAAGCAAATGGTGTTCCTGATGCTATAAGAAAAGCTGTTGCAGCTGCAAAGAAAAATATTGTAAAAATATCTTTAAAGAATAATACAATACCTCATGAAATTACAGGTAAATGGGGAGCAACTACTTTATGGATGGCACCAGCATATGAAGGGACTGGAGTAATAGCTGGTTCTGCTTCAAGAGAAATATTAGAATTAGTTGGAGTTCATGACATTTTAACTAAAATTAAAGGGTCAAGAAATAAACATAATGTAGCAAGAGCTACTGTGGAAGCATTAAAATTACTTAGATCTGCTGAACAAATAGCAGCTTTAAGAGGATTAGAAGTTAAGGATATCTTAAGCTAG
- the rplN gene encoding 50S ribosomal protein L14: MVQQQTILNVADNSGAKKLMVIRVLGGSKKRFGRIGDIVVASVKEAIPGGNVKKGDVVKAVIVRTRKETRRDDGSYIKFDDNAGVVINNNNEPRATRIFGPVARELRARNFMKILSLAIEVI; the protein is encoded by the coding sequence ATGGTACAACAACAAACTATCCTTAATGTTGCTGATAACTCAGGGGCTAAAAAACTTATGGTAATAAGAGTTTTAGGCGGATCTAAAAAGAGATTTGGAAGAATTGGTGACATTGTTGTGGCATCAGTTAAAGAAGCTATCCCTGGTGGTAACGTTAAAAAGGGAGATGTAGTAAAGGCTGTTATAGTAAGAACAAGAAAAGAAACTAGAAGAGACGATGGTTCATATATAAAATTTGATGACAATGCTGGAGTTGTAATTAACAACAATAATGAACCAAGAGCAACAAGAATATTTGGACCAGTTGCAAGAGAATTAAGAGCAAGAAACTTCATGAAAATCTTATCTCTAGCAATAGAAGTTATATAA